A stretch of Eulemur rufifrons isolate Redbay chromosome 5, OSU_ERuf_1, whole genome shotgun sequence DNA encodes these proteins:
- the MBD2 gene encoding methyl-CpG-binding domain protein 2 isoform X2, with translation MRAHPGGGRCCPEQEEGESAAGGSGAGGDSAIEQGGQGSALAPSPVSGVRREGARGGGRGRGRWKQAGRGGGVCGRGRGRGRGRGRGRGRGRGRGRGRPPSGGGGLGGDGGGCGGSSGGGGAPRREPVPFPSGSAGPGPRGPRATESGKRMDCPALPPGWKKEEVIRKSGLSAGKSDVYYFSPSGKKFRSKPQLARYLGNTVDLSSFDFRTGKMMPSKLQKNKQRLRNDPLNQNKLHWTAHHPAPWHALSRFCLLICCFLCLECASPLPFHLANSSSSKAQLHCLHLWEACPACSRQNQSLLP, from the exons atgCGCGCGCACCCGGGGGGAGGCCGCTGCTGCccggagcaggaggagggggagagcgCGGCGGGCGGCAGCGGCGCTGGCGGCGACTCCGCCATAGAGCAGGGGGGCCAGGGCAGCGCGCTCGCCCCGTCCCCGGTGAGCGGCGTGCGCAGGGAAGGCGCTCGGGGCGGCGGCCGTGGCCGGGGGCGGTGGAAGCAGGCGGGCCGGGGCGGCGGCGTCTGTGGCCgtggccggggccggggccgtgGCCGGGgacggggccggggccggggccggggccggggccgcggCCGTCCCCCGAGTGGCGGCGGCGGCCTTGGCGGCgacggcggcggctgcggcggcaGCAGCGGTGGCGGCGGCGCCCCCCGGCGGGAGCCGGTCCCTTTCCCGTCGGGGAGCGCGGGGCCGGGGCCCAGGGGACCCCGGGCCACGGAGAGCGGGAAGAGGATGGACTGCCCGGCCCTCCCCCCCGGATGGAAGAAGGAGGAAGTGATCCGAAAATCTGGGCTCAGTGCCGGCAAGAGCGATGTCTACTACTTCAG TCCAAGTGGTAAGAAGTTCAGAAGCAAACCTCAGTTGGCAAGGTACCTGGGAAATACTGTTGACCTCAGCAGTTTTGACTTCAGAACTGGAAAGATGATGCCTAGTAAATTACAGAAGAACAAACAGAGACTGCGGAATGATCCTCTCAATCAAAATAAG CTGCACTGGACCGCTCATCATCCTGCACCATGGCATGCGCTTTCAAGATTCTGCTTGCTcatatgctgtttcctctgcttggagTGTGcttccccccttcccttccatcTGGCGAACTCCTCCTCATCCAAGGCCCAGCTCCATTGTCTCCATCTCTGGGAAGCCTGCCCTGCATGCTCCAGGCAGAACCAGTCCCTTCTTCCGTAA